The following is a genomic window from Chitinophaga caseinilytica.
GCCAGGGTGGCGTTGGCGCCCAGTTTGGCTTTGTTTTCGGTACCGTCGAGCTCGATGAGGAGCTTGTCGATGCCGGCCTGGTCGGAGATATCCCAGCCGATCAGTTCGTCAGCGATCACTTCATTGACGTTTTTTACCGCTTTGAGTACACCTTTGCCCATGTACGCTCCTTTGTCGCCATCCCGCAGTTCAACGGCTTCGTGTTTCCCGGTAGATGCGCCGGAGGGCACGGCGGCGCGGCCGAGGTGACCGTCTTCCGTGGTTACGTCTACTTCCACCGTGGGGTTACCGCGGCTGTCTAAAATCTGTCTGGCATGGATCTCTGAAATGATACTCATGGGTAAAATTTTTATTGTTTAAATGCTGGAAAAAGTGACCTTTTCTTTACCACTAGTTTGTCAGTTCCCTGAACACGTCTTCGAGCGACAGCGAATTGCTCTGCAAAGAAAGGATGTTCCGGTTATTTATCAAAGCGAATTGCAGCAGGTTTTTCCGTACGGTTTCGGGGTCTGCGGTGTATAGCCGCCAGGCGTTCCCTTCGGCCGGGGTTACCTTTTGGACGCCCGGGAGGGCTTCCAGATCTGCGGGGGCGGTTTCCTCGGCGAAGGCCACCTGGATGAATCCGGAGGCGCCCTGGCGGAGGGAGCTGATAGCCCCGTCTGCGATGATATGACCTTTATTAATGATGATGGCGCGGCTGCACAGGGCTTCCACTTCCTGCATGATGTGGGTGGAAAGCATGACGGTCTTGTTCTCCCCCAGTTCCCGGATGAGCTGGCGGATGTCTGCCAGCTGGTTGGGGTCGAGGCCGGAAGTGGGCTCGTCCAGGATGAGGACTTCCGGGTCGTGCAGCAGGGCCTGCGCCAGGCCTACACGCTGTTTATAACCTTTTGATAACATGCCGATCTTCTTATGGCGCTCCGGCGTGAGGCCCGTGCGGCCGATCATTTCGTCGATCCGCGCGGAAGCGCCCTTTCCCAGCCCGTGCATGCCCGCCGCGAATTCCAGGAACTCGCGGATGTACATGTCCGGGTACAGGGGATTGGCTTCGGGGAGGTAGCCCACGCGACGGCGGACTTCCAGCGGCGCCCTGGCCACGTCGAACCCGCATACCGATGCCGAGCCGCCGGTGGGCGGCAGGTAACCGGTGATGATCTTCATGGTGGTGGATTTACCGGCCCCGTTGGGCCCGAGGAACCCGACGATCTCGCCCTTCTGCAGGCTGAACGATATACCGTCCACCGCTTTTTGCTCCCCATACTGCTTCAGCAGCGCCGTTACGTTGATTGACATGCGTCGTTTTTGCGGTGACTAAATTAGCGTAAAAAAAATAGTTAACCACTAATCCCGCCCGCCACGGCTTATAAATTTTCAAATCCACCCGCCCCCGGGGTTCCGGATTTTCGTTAAGAAGCCTCCCAAATTGCTGTTTATCAAACCCAGAAAGATTTTTAAGCAGGTCTAAAATTTTGCATATGACAGAATTGGTGTACCTTTACGTCTACAATTCAAACCGATGTAGAATATAATTTCTGCGACATACCTTCTCAATTAAATATATAAATTTACACTCATTCGTGTAGATTGGTATTCAGCCGACTTTCTTAAACCCATCACCTGTCAATGTCGAACTTTCTCAAGAAGGCATTGGGTCTTTTCGTGGAATTTGAACCCAATGAACCTTTGCAGCCGGGCGGCGCTCCCGTTAGGGACTCCCTTGCCCAAAAATTCCCCCTGTCCAGCCCCAAACAGGCTGTAGCCGGTATTTCCGCCGAGGAACTGGACAAATTCGACCAGCACTTCACCCGGCTGTTCGAATCCTCCAACCTGCCCGGGCCCGATTACTTCGAGTTCTGGCGCATGATGGAAACCCTGGAAGCTCACGTGCCCGACGAAAAAGCGCGCATCGCCGCCGTATTCGCCACACTGAGCATTCAGGGCCTCTCGCGCGACAAACTCCTCGAAACCGCCGGGCAATACCAGGCCCTCGTGGAAAAAGACCGCGCGGAATTCCTTAAAGCCGCCGAAGACAAAGCCTCCCGCGAAGTCGAAGGCCGTAAGCAGGAAATCGCCGATCTCGAAAAACAGATCGCCGAACACTCCGCCCAAATCCAACGGCTCACGGAAGACATCACCAAAGCACAGACCGGCATGAAGACGCTCCAGGCACAAGTCGCCGAACAGGAACAGAAAATCTCCGCCAACAGGCAGGGGTACGACGTCGCCTGCCAGGCCATGATCACGAAAATCCAGTCAGACATCCAAAAAATCCAAACCTCCCTTTAACCAGCTAACCAAACATGGAAACAAACTACTTCCCGCAACAGGGAAACGACAAACTGAAATCGTACTGGAACCGGCCAGGCGGCAAGTTCGGTGTCATCATCGGCATCGGCATCCTGATCGCAGCAGCGTATTTCATCATGCCCATCCTGCTCGCCGTAGTCTGGAGCACCCTCAACTTCGGCATCGCCCTCGTGTGCCTCGGCGTGTTCCTGTATTGCGTCACCCACCGCAAACTCCGGCTCGCCTTCTTCTACTTCTATGAGTGGCTCATGAAGAAACTCGTAGGGATCGTCATCGAGCTGGACCCCTTCCTCATCGCGGAAGATTATATCGGCGACATGGAAGAGCAACGCGAGAAACTCTACAAACAATCGGTAGATGTAGACGCGCAGAAAGAACGCATCGACCTCAAGATCGACGAAAAGGAAAAAGACATGGCCCAGCTGATGAGCCGCGCCAAAGCCGCGCAGAGCAATAACATGCTGCCGGAACTGGGCAACGCCACCCGGCACATCGCACGGATCAAGGAATATATCCAGCAACTCACGCCCATCCGCGACAACCTCGCCAAAATCGGCGATTACCTCACCAAAGTTCACAAGAACTCGGGGTATATGATCGAAGATGCGCGCAATGAGCTCGAGCTGAAAAAGGACCTCTACAAATCAGTGTCGTCCGGCAACAAAGCCCTCACGTCTGCCCTCAAGATCTTTAACGGCGACCCGGAAAAGAAACTGCTGGTGGAACAGTCGATGGAATATCTGAAGGAAGACATCGCCACCAAACTGTCCAGCATGAAAAAAGCGATCAACTACTCGACAGATTTCATGCGCTCGATCGACCTGGACAACGCTACCTACGAGCTGCAGGGCCTGCAAATGCTGGAGTCTTTCGACCCGGACAAGGAATTCCGCCTCGACGTGCAGCGCTGGGAGCCTTCCAACGCGCCGCGCACGCCCGGCACCGTTCCCAACGACAACTACAATAATCTGCTGAGTTAACCCTTGGCAAGTAACCATTCATATTTCCGTACAAACATCAAACAACTTAAAACATCCCTACAATGGCAATTAAAGTAAAACCTGGTGGTAAAGTATTAGGTATCCTTATTCTCCTCGGCGGTCTGTACGCCGGTAAAGTATTCTGGTGGGACAAGCGCCCCCAGGAAGCGAAAGCCGCTACCGAAATCGGTAAAGTGAACCTCCCCGATGCACCCGAAGCATCGCTCAGCGGCAACGCGGCCAAGCTGGAGCTGCCTTCGACCGAAGTGTCCGGCAACGGCGGTACCCGCATCCAGTGGAAGATCATGGCGTGGAACTCGCAGTTTGCGCTCATGTATGCCAACGGCGGCCCCAAAACGACGAAAAATTCCCTGATCGATAAAGCGAAACTGGAAGTGGACGTCATCCGGCAAGACGATTGTAACAAATCCATCGCCGATATGGTGAAGTTTGCGCAGGATTACAAGTCCGACCCCAACACTCCCGGCGTTTTCGCGTCGTTCATGGGTGATGGTATGCCGATGTTCTTTGCCGCGCTGGCAAAGGAGCTCGAGCCCCTCGGTCCCGAATATCAGCCCATCGCCTTTTACTCCATGGGTAAAAGCTACGGTGAAGACAAACTGATGGGCCCCGCCGAATGGAAACTCAATCCCAAAGCGGCTATCGGTAAAACCGTGGCCTGCGTGCTCCGCGACGGCGACATGAACATCCTCGTGAAATGGGCGGGCGACAACGGCATCCGCGTGAACCCCGACGAAACTTCGTTCGACCGGAACGCCATCAACCTCATCGCTGCCAACGACTTCCTCGACGCGGCCAACAAATACATCGCCGGGTACAGCGAAACGCGCAAGTTCGTGGAGAACGGCAAGAAAGTAGCCAAAGACACGACGGTGGGCGTAGACGGTGTTGCCACCTGGACGCCGGGTGACGTGAACATCGCGCAGAAAAAAGGTGGCTTGATCAACATCGCCACCACCCGTGAGTATGCCGCACAGATGCCGAACATCACCATCACCATCAAGAAATTCGCGAACGACCACCGTACAGACATCGAGAACCTCATCATGGCGCTGGCGCAGGCCGGCGATCAGGTGCGCTCCTTCAACGATGCCAAGGCTTTCGCTGCCGACGTATCCGCCAAGGTGTACAACGAGCAGGACGGTGCTTACTGGCTGAAGTATTATAACGGCACCGAAGAGAACGACGCGCAGGGCACGAAGCTGCACCTCGGCGGGTCTATGGCCTATAACCTCGCAGACGCCGCCAACATGTTCGGCCTGGGAGACGATAAGCTCGACCGTTACAAGATCGTGTACGGCACATTCGGCGACATCCTCGTGAAAATGTACCCCGAGCTGGTGCCTGCGTACCCGGTGTACAACAAGGTGGTCGACAAATCGTTCCTCGCCAGCGTGGTGAGCAACCATCCCGAACTGCTGACCGGCGCGGCGATCAAAGTAGAATATGCGGACGCGATCACGAAGGAAGTGTCGTCCAAATCGGTACAAGTGCAGTTCGAGACCGGTAGCGCCGTGATCCGCCCGGAATCTTACGCCGTGCTCGACGATATCCTGAAAAGCGCCGTAGTGGCGGAGGGGCTGAAGCTGGGCGTGTATGGCCATACCGACAATGTGGGCAACGACGAAGCCAACCTGAAGCTGTCTAACGAGCGCGCCGCTTCCGTAGTGGCATACCTCCAGGCCAAGGGGCTCGCGGCCAACAGGCTGGAATCCAAAGGCTTCGGTGCGTCCAAACCGGAAACCACCAACGCTACCGCCGAAGGCCGCGCGAAGAACCGCCGCGTGCAGATCGTGCTGGGTAACTAACGGACCATTTCCCCGGGCGGGCTTGCCGGCCCGGGGATTTTCATCCTCCAAAACATTTCGTATTGAACAAGCTTAAAAACATATTCGAACCACTTCGCAGCATCAACCCGCGGACCATGGTGATCCTCATCGTAGCCGAAGCGGTGGTGGCGCTGGCAGCGTGGCAACTGTCGGGCGGAGGGCTCATCCCCACGCCGGATAAGGTGGTTTCCGCTATCGGCCGGATTTTCGTCATGCCCGATTTCATCGACAACCTGTTCGCCAGCCTGGTGCTGACGGTCAAGGGTATGACGATTTCGATCCTCATCGCCCTGGTGATCAGTTATTTATCGATCGTCCCGTTTTTCCAGCCGCTGGCCAGGTTCGTCATCAAATGCCGGTACCTCACGCTCACGGGGCTCATCTTCCTGTTCACGCTCCTCACGCAGAACGGGCATCAGTTGAAGATCAGCCTGCTGATTTTCGGGATCGTACCGTTTTTCGTGACCTCGCTGCTGTCTGTCATCGATGGGATCAACAAACAGGAATACGAGTTGTGCACAACGCTGCGGATGAACAGTTGGCAAACGCTCTGGGAAGTGATCATCGTGGGGCGGCTGGACCAGGTATTTGAAGTGATGCGGCAGAACTTCGCCATCGCCTGGCTGATGATCACGTCTGTAGAAGGTTTGAGTATGAGCGAAGGGGGGCTGGGCGTGATGCTGATCAAAGCGAATAAATACGTTCAGCTGGATGTGGTGTTCGGGCTGCTGGTGATCATCTTCCTGATCGGGATGGCATTCGATTACATACTGGGGCTTTTCCGCCACTGGTTATTCCCTTACACCAAACTGCAAACACGCTGATGAACGCATATTCGAAAAGCCATTTACTGCTGAGCGCGGAGAATATTCATTTGCAGTATGGCGAAAAAGTGATCCTCCGCGACATTAACTTCAAGATCCACAACGTTCACCGCGAAGGCGTGGAACAGGGCCAGGTAGTGGCGCTCATCGGGCGGAGCGGCCTGGGCAAGACGCAGCTGTTCAAGGTACTTTCCGGGCTGGTGCCCCCCACGCAGGGGACCGTCCGCATCGGGGCAGACCAGCATCCCGTACAGGCCGGCCAGGTGGGTATCGTGCCGCAGAACTACATCCTGTTCCAGCACCGTACCATCTACCAGAACCTCCGCATCGGCCTCGACCATTCCGGCGTTGCGCTCAGCGATGCCGAGAAAAAGCGGATCATCGAAGATTACGCCACCACTTTCGAGCTGATGGACCATCTCAAAAAGTACCCCGCGCAATTGAGCGGGGGCCAGCGGCAGCGGGTGTCCATCATCCAGCAGGTACTTACCGGCAACCGGTTCATTTTGCTCGACGAGCCTTTCTCCGGCCTGGACATTCTGATGATCGACCGGGTGATAGCACTGTTATTGAAAGTTTCGACGCTGCACGAAGAAAACACCCTCATCGTGGTGAGCCACGACATCGAGAATGCCGCGGCCGTGTCTGACACGGTGTGGCTCATGGGAACGGAAGACGGCAAGCCCGGCGCCACCATCCGCAAGGAATACGACCTCTGCGAAATGGGGCTCGCCTGGAACCCGGAGATCCGTACGGACCGGAGGTTCGTGGAACTGATCGATGAGATACGTAAAGGGTTGTAGTTT
Proteins encoded in this region:
- a CDS encoding OmpA family protein, which gives rise to MAIKVKPGGKVLGILILLGGLYAGKVFWWDKRPQEAKAATEIGKVNLPDAPEASLSGNAAKLELPSTEVSGNGGTRIQWKIMAWNSQFALMYANGGPKTTKNSLIDKAKLEVDVIRQDDCNKSIADMVKFAQDYKSDPNTPGVFASFMGDGMPMFFAALAKELEPLGPEYQPIAFYSMGKSYGEDKLMGPAEWKLNPKAAIGKTVACVLRDGDMNILVKWAGDNGIRVNPDETSFDRNAINLIAANDFLDAANKYIAGYSETRKFVENGKKVAKDTTVGVDGVATWTPGDVNIAQKKGGLINIATTREYAAQMPNITITIKKFANDHRTDIENLIMALAQAGDQVRSFNDAKAFAADVSAKVYNEQDGAYWLKYYNGTEENDAQGTKLHLGGSMAYNLADAANMFGLGDDKLDRYKIVYGTFGDILVKMYPELVPAYPVYNKVVDKSFLASVVSNHPELLTGAAIKVEYADAITKEVSSKSVQVQFETGSAVIRPESYAVLDDILKSAVVAEGLKLGVYGHTDNVGNDEANLKLSNERAASVVAYLQAKGLAANRLESKGFGASKPETTNATAEGRAKNRRVQIVLGN
- a CDS encoding ABC transporter permease, with the translated sequence MNKLKNIFEPLRSINPRTMVILIVAEAVVALAAWQLSGGGLIPTPDKVVSAIGRIFVMPDFIDNLFASLVLTVKGMTISILIALVISYLSIVPFFQPLARFVIKCRYLTLTGLIFLFTLLTQNGHQLKISLLIFGIVPFFVTSLLSVIDGINKQEYELCTTLRMNSWQTLWEVIIVGRLDQVFEVMRQNFAIAWLMITSVEGLSMSEGGLGVMLIKANKYVQLDVVFGLLVIIFLIGMAFDYILGLFRHWLFPYTKLQTR
- the gldA gene encoding gliding motility-associated ABC transporter ATP-binding subunit GldA is translated as MSINVTALLKQYGEQKAVDGISFSLQKGEIVGFLGPNGAGKSTTMKIITGYLPPTGGSASVCGFDVARAPLEVRRRVGYLPEANPLYPDMYIREFLEFAAGMHGLGKGASARIDEMIGRTGLTPERHKKIGMLSKGYKQRVGLAQALLHDPEVLILDEPTSGLDPNQLADIRQLIRELGENKTVMLSTHIMQEVEALCSRAIIINKGHIIADGAISSLRQGASGFIQVAFAEETAPADLEALPGVQKVTPAEGNAWRLYTADPETVRKNLLQFALINNRNILSLQSNSLSLEDVFRELTN
- a CDS encoding ABC transporter ATP-binding protein, encoding MNAYSKSHLLLSAENIHLQYGEKVILRDINFKIHNVHREGVEQGQVVALIGRSGLGKTQLFKVLSGLVPPTQGTVRIGADQHPVQAGQVGIVPQNYILFQHRTIYQNLRIGLDHSGVALSDAEKKRIIEDYATTFELMDHLKKYPAQLSGGQRQRVSIIQQVLTGNRFILLDEPFSGLDILMIDRVIALLLKVSTLHEENTLIVVSHDIENAAAVSDTVWLMGTEDGKPGATIRKEYDLCEMGLAWNPEIRTDRRFVELIDEIRKGL